The Henckelia pumila isolate YLH828 chromosome 2, ASM3356847v2, whole genome shotgun sequence genome includes a window with the following:
- the LOC140882058 gene encoding protein PLASTID TRANSCRIPTIONALLY ACTIVE 16, chloroplastic produces MAQFQLASNSLLLTCTPHPTFIFKNPRLSVFAKKDEDSPGKDAGNSTPFRFNFGNLPNMKSIVPATAPKPSSSGLNFGRRKEPGTVFVAGATGQAGIRIAQTLLREGFSVRAGVPDLGAAQELAQLAVKYKIISTDESRRLNAVDSTFEDAESIAKAIGNASKVVVTIGPGENGPTSEVTVSDAIQVIQAAQLANVGHVTIICDGSPSVTSTFNVLDGITTFFSNIFSRTQPLTIVELLQKVVETDFSYTIIKTKLTEDFSPEKSYNVVVSAQGNATGANDYKVTKAQIAAVVADIFSNTSVAENKVVEVYTDASASANAISELFRAVPEDGRRKAYAEAREKAKLEEEATKATEQAAEAAKKLKEETSSAANKALKSEEPDAGPSVENIFDKAKYTTSGFNWEKFSSQLKIAAQKPEEVEPKVQVATVRGQAKARSLPSLKAVVKSSPARQPPPPPKSKVPVKAKAKTPAPPPAETRKFFGGLFSQETIYVDDA; encoded by the exons ATGGCTCAATTCCAGCTTGCTTCAAATTCACTTCTTCTTACCTGTACTCCTCACCCCACGTTCATATTCAAGAATCCAAGGCTCTCTGTGTTTGCCAAGAAGGACGAGGATTCTCCGGGGAAAGATGCGGGGAATTCGACCCCTTTCCGTTTCAACTTCGGGAACTTGCCGAATATGAAGTCGATAGTTCCAGCGACAGCCCCGAAACCGTCGTCTTCTGGGTTGAATTTCGGGCGGCGGAAGGAACCGGGGACGGTGTTTGTAGCTGGAGCGACGGGGCAGGCTGGCATACGCATTGCGCAGACGCTTCTGCGGGAGGGTTTTAGCGTCAGGGCCGGTGTGCCTGATCTTGGTGCTGCACAAGAATTGGCCCAATTGGCTGTCAAGTACAAG ATCATATCCACTGATGAATCAAGGCGACTAAATGCGGTTGATTCCACTTTTGAAGATGCAGAATCAATAGCAAAAGCAATCGGGAATGCTAGCAAAGTTGTGGTCACCATTGGTCCAGGGGAGAATGGTCCAACCTCCGAGGTAACAGTTTCTGATGCCATACAAGTGATTCAAGCCGCACAGTTGGCAAATGTTGGTCATGTTACGATAATATGTGATGGATCTCCCTCTGTTACCTCAACTTTTAATGTTCTTGATGGCATCACAACGTTCTTTAGCAACATATTTTCGAGAACCCAGCCCCTGACAATAGTCGAACTTCTGCAAAAAGTGGTGGAAACCGACTTTAGTTACACCATCATAAAGACAAAGTTGACGGAAGATTTTTCACCGGAGAAATCGTACAATGTCGTAGTGTCGGCTCAAGGAAATGCTACCGGAGCAAACGACTACAAA GTAACAAAAGCACAGATAGCTGCAGTGGTGGCTGATATTTTCTCTAACACTTCAGTTGCAGAAAATAAG GTTGTTGAAGTTTACACCGATGCATCCGCATCCGCAAATGCCATTTCTGAACTTTTCAG AGCCGTTCCAGAGGATGGTAGAAGAAAAGCTTATGCAGAAGCACGAGAAAAAGCAAAACTCGAGGAAGAGGCTACCAAAGCAACTGAGCAAGCCGCTGAAGCAGCCAAGAAGCTAAAAGAAGAAACGTCAAGTGCAGCTAACAAAGCTCTAAAGAGTGAAGAACCAGATGCTGGGCCATCAGTCGAAAACATTTTCGACAAAGCAAAATACACCACTTCCGGTTTTAACTGGGAAAAGTTTAGCTCACAGCTTAAAATAGCTGCTCAAAAGCCAGAAGAAGTGGAGCCTAAAGTTCAAGTCGCGACTGTGCGGGGACAAGCTAAGGCTCGCTCTCTGCCTTCCCTCAAGGCAGTAGTGAAGTCTTCTCCTGCTCGGCAGCCGCCCCCTCCTCCAAAATCTAAGGTTCCTGTTAAAGCTAAAGCGAAAACACCCGCGCCACCTCCTGCCGAAACACGCAAGTTTTTTGGTGGGCTGTTTTCTCAGGAAACCATCTATGTCGATGATGCCTAG
- the LOC140877884 gene encoding uncharacterized protein isoform X2, giving the protein MDARHASLGRRTLEEIRQKRAAERMSKASSGSDLTEPETINDGVRIKKSESTNRLTESDISGLVSQLKEMQQKNAELEEANRKLSSSLEMKVAENTTIQKRLHDLNTIPSLRKALKDVAMEKDAAVVAREDLSAQIRTLKKRMKEAEEEQYRAEEDAAALRAELNSLQQQTMSGLSGGFTAGGFSTDQMQAMEKELSDLKSQLEQMSMLRRQEHQILSEEQALTSSLTIQKEELEEKLLSLSSRFSEEAAEKTNHRAFTVGDKDRLEKQLHDMAVVVERLESSRQKLLMEIDSQSSEIERLFDENSSLTSAYQESLGLVAHWENQVKDCLQQNEQLRGMLNKLRAEQTSAQTADDKVTTKKAYFDSSIEDYSAEVYSLKGQLTTEQSRAEALSAEVLQLSAHLQQATQAYNGLARLYKPVLRNIENSLMKIKQNDPVTVQ; this is encoded by the exons ATGGATGCTCGTCATGCTTCTCTCGGAAGACGAACG CTGGAAGAAATTCGGCAAAAAAGAGCTGCAGAAAGAATGTCTAAAGCTTCTTCTGGATCTGATCTCACCGAACCTGAAACCATTAACG ATGGTGTGAGGATTAAAAAGTCGGAAAGTACAAATCGTCTTACTGAG AGTGATATCAGCGGTTTAGTATCACAATTGAAAGAAATGCAACAAAAGAATGCAGAACTTGAGGAAGCTAACAGGAAACTGAGCTCATCG CTTGAGATGAAAGTCGCTGAGAACACCACAATACAGAAGCGGCTACATGATTTG AACACTATACCTTCACTGAGGAAAGCTCTCAAGGATGTTGCGATGGAAAAGGATGCTGCAGTTGTGGCACGG GAGGACCTTTCAGCGCAGATTCGCACACTAAAAAAGCGCATGAAGGAAGCAGAAGAAGAACAGTACCGT GCTGAAGAAGATGCAGCTGCATTAAGAGCAGAACTTAATTCATTGCAACAGCAAACAATGAGTGGTTTGTCTGGAGGCTTCACAGCTGGAGGATTTTCCACCGATCAGATGCAAGCCATGGAAAAGGAATTGTCTGATTTGAAGTCACAGCTTGAG CAAATGTCCATGTTGAGGCGGCAAGAGCATCAAATTTTATCAGAGGAGCAGGCACTCACATCCTCCCTTACAATTCAAAAAGAGGAGTTGGAAGAAAAACTTCTCTCTCTCTCCAGTAGATTCTCAG AGGAAGCAGCGGAAAAGACAAACCATAGAGCATTTACAGTG GGCGATAAGGATAGGCTTGAGAAGCAATTGCATGATATGGCAGTAGTGGTTGAGAGGTTGGAAAGTAGCAGGCAAAAACTTTTGATGGAG ATTGATTCCCAGTCTTCAGAGATTGAGAGACTCTTCGATGAAAATTCAAGTCTCACATCCGCTTATCAAGAATCATTGGGATTAGTGGCACACTGGGAGAACCAG GTGAAAGATTGCCTACAGCAGAATGAGCAACTCCGAGGTATGTTAAATAAGCTGCGGGCCGAACAGACCAGTGCACAAACAGCAGATGATAAAGTTACCACCAAGAAAGCTTACTTTGATTCCAGTATAGAAGACTATTCTGCGGAAGTTTATTCCCTCAAG GGGCAGTTAACCACGGAACAAAGCCGAGCCGAGGCTCTGTCTGCTGAGGTCTTGCAGCTCTCAGCACACCTTCAGCAAGCTACACAAGCATATAATGGTCTTGCACGCCT ATATAAACCCGTGTTGCGAAATATAGAAAACAGTCTTATGAAGATAAAGCAAAACGACCCAGTGACCGTGCAGTGA
- the LOC140877884 gene encoding uncharacterized protein isoform X1 — MDARHASLGRRTLEEIRQKRAAERMSKASSGSDLTEPETINDGVRIKKSESTNRLTESDISGLVSQLKEMQQKNAELEEANRKLSSSLEMKVAENTTIQKRLHDLEQNTIPSLRKALKDVAMEKDAAVVAREDLSAQIRTLKKRMKEAEEEQYRAEEDAAALRAELNSLQQQTMSGLSGGFTAGGFSTDQMQAMEKELSDLKSQLEQMSMLRRQEHQILSEEQALTSSLTIQKEELEEKLLSLSSRFSEEAAEKTNHRAFTVGDKDRLEKQLHDMAVVVERLESSRQKLLMEIDSQSSEIERLFDENSSLTSAYQESLGLVAHWENQVKDCLQQNEQLRGMLNKLRAEQTSAQTADDKVTTKKAYFDSSIEDYSAEVYSLKGQLTTEQSRAEALSAEVLQLSAHLQQATQAYNGLARLYKPVLRNIENSLMKIKQNDPVTVQ, encoded by the exons ATGGATGCTCGTCATGCTTCTCTCGGAAGACGAACG CTGGAAGAAATTCGGCAAAAAAGAGCTGCAGAAAGAATGTCTAAAGCTTCTTCTGGATCTGATCTCACCGAACCTGAAACCATTAACG ATGGTGTGAGGATTAAAAAGTCGGAAAGTACAAATCGTCTTACTGAG AGTGATATCAGCGGTTTAGTATCACAATTGAAAGAAATGCAACAAAAGAATGCAGAACTTGAGGAAGCTAACAGGAAACTGAGCTCATCG CTTGAGATGAAAGTCGCTGAGAACACCACAATACAGAAGCGGCTACATGATTTG GAACAGAACACTATACCTTCACTGAGGAAAGCTCTCAAGGATGTTGCGATGGAAAAGGATGCTGCAGTTGTGGCACGG GAGGACCTTTCAGCGCAGATTCGCACACTAAAAAAGCGCATGAAGGAAGCAGAAGAAGAACAGTACCGT GCTGAAGAAGATGCAGCTGCATTAAGAGCAGAACTTAATTCATTGCAACAGCAAACAATGAGTGGTTTGTCTGGAGGCTTCACAGCTGGAGGATTTTCCACCGATCAGATGCAAGCCATGGAAAAGGAATTGTCTGATTTGAAGTCACAGCTTGAG CAAATGTCCATGTTGAGGCGGCAAGAGCATCAAATTTTATCAGAGGAGCAGGCACTCACATCCTCCCTTACAATTCAAAAAGAGGAGTTGGAAGAAAAACTTCTCTCTCTCTCCAGTAGATTCTCAG AGGAAGCAGCGGAAAAGACAAACCATAGAGCATTTACAGTG GGCGATAAGGATAGGCTTGAGAAGCAATTGCATGATATGGCAGTAGTGGTTGAGAGGTTGGAAAGTAGCAGGCAAAAACTTTTGATGGAG ATTGATTCCCAGTCTTCAGAGATTGAGAGACTCTTCGATGAAAATTCAAGTCTCACATCCGCTTATCAAGAATCATTGGGATTAGTGGCACACTGGGAGAACCAG GTGAAAGATTGCCTACAGCAGAATGAGCAACTCCGAGGTATGTTAAATAAGCTGCGGGCCGAACAGACCAGTGCACAAACAGCAGATGATAAAGTTACCACCAAGAAAGCTTACTTTGATTCCAGTATAGAAGACTATTCTGCGGAAGTTTATTCCCTCAAG GGGCAGTTAACCACGGAACAAAGCCGAGCCGAGGCTCTGTCTGCTGAGGTCTTGCAGCTCTCAGCACACCTTCAGCAAGCTACACAAGCATATAATGGTCTTGCACGCCT ATATAAACCCGTGTTGCGAAATATAGAAAACAGTCTTATGAAGATAAAGCAAAACGACCCAGTGACCGTGCAGTGA
- the LOC140877885 gene encoding serine/threonine-protein phosphatase PP1 isozyme 2-like has product MAAAAANGQGIVPAVLDDIINRLLEFRNARTLRQVQLSENEIRSLCTASREIFLSQPNLLELEAPIKICGDIHGQYGDLLRLFEYGGFPPEANYLFLGDYVDRGKQSLETICLLLAYKIKYPENFFLLRGNHECASINRIYGFYDECKRRFNVKLWKVFTECFNCLPVAALIDEKILCMHGGLSPDLTNLDQIRNLMRPTDVPDTGLLCDLLWSDPCREIRGWGMNDRGVSYTFGPDKVAEFLSQQDMDLVCRAHQVVEDGYEFFAERKLVTVFSAPNYCGEFDNAGAMMSVDESLMCSFQILKPTDKKRLS; this is encoded by the exons atggcggcggcggcggctaaTGGGCAGGGAATAGTGCCCGCCGTTTTGGATGACATCATCAATCGCCTGTTGGAGTTTCGGAACGCCAGGACTCTGCGTCAGGTGCAGCTGTCGGAGAATGAGATCCGATCTTTGTGCACCGCATCGCGTGAAATTTTCCTCTCCCAGCCTAATCTTCTTGAGCTCGAAGCCCCTATCAAGATTTGCG GTGATATTCATGGACAATATGGAGATCTTTTAAGGCTTTTTGAATATGGGGGATTTCCTCCAGAGGCCAACTATTTGTTCTTAGGGGATTACGTTGATCGTGGGAAACAAAGTTTGGAAACAATCTGCCTGCTCCTagcttataaaataaaatatccagAGAATTTCTTTCTCTTACGAGGAAATCATGAATGCGCCTCAATTAACAGGATATATGGATTCTACGATGAATGTAAACGCCGATTCAATGTTAAACTATGGAAAGTTTTTACCGAGTGTTTCAACTGCCTCCCTGTGGCAGCTCTTATAGATGAGAAAATACTTTGTATGCACGGTGGTCTTTCTCCAGACCTAACAAACTTGGATCAAATAAGAAATTTAATGCGTCCAACTGATGTTCCTGACACTGGTTTGCTTTGTGATTTACTATGGTCCGATCCTTGTAGAGAAATTAGAGGTTGGGGGATGAACGACAGGGGAGTCTCGTACACATTTGGTCCCGATAAGGTGGCTGAATTTTTATCGCAACAAGATATGGATCTTGTTTGTCGTGCTCATCAG GTCGTAGAAgatggatatgaatttttcgcAGAAAGGAAACTGGTAACTGTATTCTCTGCTCCGAACTATTGTGGGGAATTCGATAATGCTGGTGCTATGATGAGTGTCGACGAGAGTTTGATGTGTTCGTTTCAGATCCTTAAACCGACTGATAAGAAGCGGCTGTCGTGA
- the LOC140877353 gene encoding uncharacterized protein has translation MSSRELGALPSDTEKNPKEQVKLVELRSEKRIKPERRGEKEPEPAILEKTACKSSTSTQPPTSQSNIVIPPPFPAALKKAKLDSQFAKFLEVFKKLNINTHFANALMQMPSYAKFLKEILSKKRILEEHAMISLTKNCSALVQNKIPPKQKDPESFFIPCVINDVQFHKALCDLGASINLMSYSVFRKLSLGEPKSTRMSLQLADRSIKYPRGIIEDVMVKVDKFIFPMDFVVLDMEKDLDMPIILGKPFLATGKALIDVQKGELLLRVGEEKISFDVFNALKFSQCNEECFQIDVVDSLLYDYVQDTFQEPLKSSLISPPHEDKINEGI, from the coding sequence ATGTCCAGCAGAGAACTGGGTGCTTTGCCAAGTGACACGGAAAAGAATCCAAAGGAGCAGGTCAAGTTAGTTGAATTGAGAAGTGAGAAGAGAATCAAACCTGAGAGACGAGGCGAGAAAGAGCCAGAACCAGCTATATTAGAGAAAACTGCATGTAAGTCTTCTACTTCTACACAACCACCCACATCACAGTCAAATATTGTTATTCCACCACCTTTTCCTGCAGCTCTTAAGAAGGCCAAGCTAGATTCTCAGTTTGCTAAATTCCTGGAAGTattcaagaaattgaatatAAACACCCACTTCGCCAATGCATTGATGCAAATGCCCAGCTATGCTAAATTCTTGAAGGAGATTCTCTCCAAAAAGAGAATATTGGAGGAGCATGCAATGATCAGTCTAACAAAAAATTGTTCTGCACTAGTTCAGAACAAGATCCCACCTAAGCAAAAAGATCCAGAGAGTTTTTTTATTCCTTGTGTTATTAATGATGTGCAATTTCATAAAGCTTTGTGTGATTTGGGTGCTAGCATAAACTTAATGTCATATTCTGTTTTCAGGAAACTGAGCTTGGGAGAGCCAAAATCCACCAGGATGTCGTTGCAATTGGCAGACAGATCTATCAAATATCCAAGAGGGATAATAGAGGATGTGATGGTGAAAGTcgacaaattcatcttcccgATGGATTTTGTGGTACTTGATATGGAGAAAGACTTGGACATGCCAATTATTCTGGGAAAACCTTTCCTGGCAACAGGAAAAGCACTCATCGATGTCCAAAAGGGAGAACTACTTCTGAGAGTAGGAGAGGAGAAAATCTCCTTTGATGTGTTTAATGCACTTAAATTTTCACAATGTAATGAAGAGTGTTTTCAAATAGATGTTGTGGACTCACTTCTGTATGATTATGTGCAGGATACATTTCAGGAACCGTTAAAATCTTCACTTATATCTCCTCCTCATGAGGACAAAATCAATGAAGGGATATAA